CACTATTAAGTCAAACTAAAGTAAATATGGGTATTTATATGAAAAAAAATATTTTACTCTCAGTGCTTCTTGCATGTACGAGTATGTCTATTTGGGCACAATCATTGAATGATAGTTCATCACCTTCAGTAAATAAGGCTCACTCGAATGTTGAACATCCCGTAAATTTATTTGCAACGAATGGTCAAAGTACTAATAACAGTGCTAGTTCTAACGTTGCTGACAATGGCGTAAGTATTATTGAAGCGAAAGGATGGTTAGAAAGTGTTTATGTTAAGTGGATGCCTTTAGAAGGAGTAGATTCCTATCGTGTTTATATCAAAGGCGGACAATATACGGATTACATGCCTATTGATGCTGAATTGATACGTGCATATAGTGGATATATGAGAGCAGATATTCCAGGACTTAAGGCGGGTAGCTATTCATTAAAAGTGGTGGCGATAAAAGGAGGGGTTGAAACCTTGTTTAGTGAAGTAACAGCTCTACAAGTGAAAAATTACAGTCGAGAAGGTTTTGCCCATAAAGGCTTCTCTGGAGTTGGAGCTTATAACGATGACGGCTCGCTGAAATCCAATGCAGTAGTGATTTATGTGAATAAAGACAATGCGAAGACTGTCACTGCTCATTTAGGTAATGGCTCCTTTACTGGACTTCAATCTATTCTCAATGCTTATCAGAAAGGTAATATTACTACGCCATTGGTAGTGAGAGTTCTGGGTTTAATAAAAAATGGCGATACAGATACCTTTGGAAGTAGCTCTGAAGGCATTCAAATTAAAGGAAAGAAAGCTGATAGCGAAATGAACATTACCATCGAAGGTATTGGAGAAGATGCTACTATCTATGGTTTTGGTTTCTTAGTCAGAAATGCTAAGAGTGTCGAGTTTCGCAATTTAGGAATTATGCGAGCGATGGATGATGGCATATCACTTGATACTGATAATTCTAATATTTGGATTCACCATATTGATGTCTTTTATGGCAAATCTGGAAGTGGTGATCATGCGAAAGGTGATGGCGCCATTGATGTGAAGACAAATTCTAAATTCGTTACAATTGATCATTGTCATTTCTGGGATACAGGAAAAACAAGTATGGCTGGAATGAAGAGTGAGTCTGGACCGAATTACATTACCTATCATCATAATTGGTTTGACCACAGTGATTCTCGTCATGCTCGAGTTCGCACAATGAGTGTACATATGTGGAACAATTTCTATGATGGTTGTGCTAAGTATGGTATTGGTGCAACGATGGGATCGAGCGTATTTTCTGAAAATAACTATTTCCGGGCAACGAAAGAGCCTATTTTGATTTCTCGACAAGGTAATGATGCAAATGGTGCAGGTAAATTCTCTGGTGAAGCAGGCGGTATGATAAAAGAATATGGAAGTATTTTTGCAGAGAAGGGAACAGCAGAAAGTTATTCTCCAATTACCTATGCAGCTAACAATAAAAGCTTTGATTTCTTCCAAGCAACTTCTCGTGATGAGAAAGTACCATCTTCGGTAGTATCACTCAACGGAGGTAATACTTATAACAATTTTGATACGACTTCATCGTTAATGTATTCCTATACACCAGATGCAACATCTATGGTGCCTGAACGCGTAACAGGCTATTATGGTGCTGGTCGTCTTAATCATGGTTCGTTAAAATTTAAGTTTGATAATGCTGTAGAAGATAATAACTCGGCACCAATTCCTGCATTGGAAGCGTTAATAGATAATTATACGGGGAAATAATTGAGCTATCTCATTCCATAAGTCGAATGCAGCGTAATAAATATTAGTTTTACCTAAATTAAAATGTGGCTAAATTGTATTATTTAGCCACATTTCTTTTTGTGTTTATTTACCCTACTATTATGCTAAGATAATACTGATCTTTTTATAAAAAGGAAAAAATGAATGAATACAACTGGCCTTTTTAATCTTTCTTGGCAACGTTATTTAAATTTACTGTTTTTATTATTAACCGTCGGATTTTTAACGAGTGGAGTAGTCACGTTAATTGCAGCTAATTTAGATTATTTTTCTGATTTAGCCAAAATTTATGGCTTACAAACATTGCTTGTGGTGACAGTGGTATTAGGTATTTATTGCTTTATTCGAGAGAGTCGTCGACAAGCCACAGAAAAATTAAAGTGGAAGACATATAGTATCTTTTTTGTTGTTTCTGTCTTGATTGGCGGTTTATTTGCCTTAGTTGGCCAAACCTATCAAACGGGGGCTGATGTATGGCAGTTATTTGCAGTTTGGACACTTTGCCAACTTCCATTTTTATTATTATTTCCGAATGTGGCCTCTGCATTATTATTTGCCGCCACCGCCAATGTTGCGTTTTATCTATTTAATGAACAAAACGCTTATAACTCAATGTGTTATGCCGTGCTGATTAATGCTGGATTACTTGTGATATCGGAATTATTCAGTAAAGCTTTTCATGACCAACATTGGCGCATTTTACCCAAAGTATTTCTAGTACTGACTTTTGCCAGTTTATTCGGTTTAATAGTAATTTATGATGTGTACTTTTATGCTTATGCTTGGGGTGAGCTTGGTCGTTCACCACTCAGTTCTTTGCTAATTGCTATTCCTGCCTTAATCACACTTTATGTATATCACAAATATCGCTTTGATTTTATTAATTTAATTATTTCAGTCATAGCCTTGCTTGGCGCTTATTGCTTTTTGGCATCTCTTTTGATTCGTGGTGTAGAAGAGGGGGTGGTTTTAGGATTGATTGGCTTTATTTTCACTGTCATGGCAATCAAGTGGTTAGTGAAACTCTATAAACAAGAATATCCAAATAATAAGAAATTCCATTGGGCGATTTCAATACTATGGATGATAGCTTTATTAATAGCACTAGTGACGATAGGCGTTTGGTTATTTTTTTCTTTAGGTTTAGATGCGTCTAGTGCATTCATTGTTGGTATTCTTTTATTTGGTATAGCTTGGTCGATTACCTTAAATAAAGATAAAAATGAATACGCTACAATTTTAGCAGGTTTATTTTTTCTAATCGCAAACAGTTTTTTAGGATTCTATTTGCTTGTTAAATTTGATGATTTTTTTCTTTTATTAGGATATGAATTTAGCGAGGATTCAAATTTCGCTATCTTTATCTCCGTACTGATTTTTACAGTCATTATTATCGTTAGCTACAAATTGATGCCGAATTCTTTAGTGAGAATTCTTCTGGTTACCCAGCTTCTCGTTTTTTGGCAAATTTCCTATAATCTATATTTCCATAATTACAGCTTGAATGACATATGGTTTAATAACGCATGGTTTAATAAAATTCAGCTACTGATTTCGATTGCACTCTTTTATTGGGTCATGCGACCTAATCAATCAGCGCGAATTCATTTAAAGCCTATTGCTTGGGGAACCGTATTATTCTCTCTATGGATCTCTATGCCGTCGTATATGGCGCTTCCTTGGGTAGATTATGGTCTTATTGATACAGATATTTCAAGTGATGTCATGTCAGCAGACACGATGAATCTTGATAATGTATTGCAAGTTTTAAGTAGACAATTTTGGACACACTTTCAGTTTGATGTTAGCCATATCTTATATCTGCTTATCTGTGCATTACCGTTAATTGTCTATGCACTAATGAATAAGCATAGTGAATCCAAACACACGGAAGCAGTGCTAATTTTATTGGCATTAAGCTTGTTTGCATTAGGCTTTGTTGGAATACCCGCCATTTTATATTTAACAGCATTATTATTGCTCGTTTATTGGACAGACAGTCGTGCGTTCTTCGGCCTTTTGGTATTTGCCTTTGTTGTTTATTTAGGTGGGTTCTATTACCAATTGAGCATCCCATTGCTCTATAAAGGAGCATTGTTAGTGAGCTTTGCCGTTATTTTTGCGATTGTTACTTTATTCTTGCATGCTCGTTATAAAACGCCTTCACAAAGTGCGGTCGAAAACCATTCTGTTTTTAAAGCACCGATTTGGCTTGTTGGTGTCTTTGTGATTGCGTTATTGGGGGCGGTGAACTATAAAGTGCAGCAATTTGAAGATGTGCTGGCTACCGGTAAGCCTGTTGTCTTAAAAATCGCCCCAGTGGATCCTCGTTCATTGATGCAAGGCGATTATATGGTATTGAATTATGCTATTTTATCTGAGATTCAGCAAAGTCAGTTTTTATCTGAATCGAATGAATCCCTTGAAAGCAATGAGTCTATTGATGCCGGTGAAGCGAATGAAACCATTGGTATAGATGAATCAAGTCCTTCGGGAAAAAAAGCGTATATCCTTGTTCATCTTGATAAAAATCATGTTGCGACATTTTGTGAGGAGCAATCAGAGATACCAACAGATTTTAAACATTGCACACCAAATGTTTATTTGCCAATTCGTTATAAAGGTTGGCTTCCTGAATTACCAAGCCAAGATTATTTCTTTGCGGAAGGGAAAGGTGAATATTATGCACAAGCGGAATATGCAGAATATCGCTTTAAAGACGGTATTTTGTTGCTAGCTCGTTTATTAGATAAGGATTTAAAAGGGCTATAAAGCATTGGTGACAAATAAGGGCGTATTTGATACGCCCTTATTTTTTAGATGATTGATTAGGTTATGATTATTTCACCGCAATCATCGATCCAAAGTTAAAACATTGGAACCATAATTCGACGTGTGAAAATCCAATGTTTTTTAACCGCTCTTTGTGGATGTCAATCGAGTCAGTACGCATTACATTTTCAAGTGCGGTGCGTTTTTGGCTTACTTCAAGTTCACTGTAACCGTTAGCACGTTTGAATTGGTGGTGGAGGTCAATAAGCAACTCATTCACTTTTTCATCTTCAAAACGGAATTTTTCAGAAAGCACCAATACACCATTTGGGTTTAAACCTTGGTAGATTTTGGTGAGCAAGGCTACACGATCTTCTGGTGGTAAAAATTGCAATGTGAAGTTGAGCACAACCATTGAGGCGTTCTTAATTTCAATTTGACGAATATCATCGCAAAGAATTTCTACGGGCACATCACTATGATAAGCCGCAACGTGCTGGCGGCAGCGTTCCACCATTGGCAAAGAATTATCGACACCCATAATTTTCACATTAGGTTGTTTAATATTACGTCGCATAGAAAGAGCTGCCGCACCGCGTGAACAGCCTAAATCATAGACTTGGCTGTCAGCCGTCACAAAACGTTCAGCCAACATACCAATCGCCGTGATAATGTTGGAGTAGCCCGGAATCGAGCGTTGAATCATATCGGGAAAAACTTCCGCCACGCTTTCATCAAAAGTAAAATCGCCCAGTTTTTCAATCGGGGCGGCAAAAATTGTATCTTTCATCATTCTTGAGTTCTATTGTTGTCTTGAGAGAGCATTTAGTTAGATAAAATGCAAAAAACTGCGGTCATTTTAGTGAAAGTTTTTAAAGGATCAAATAAATTTCGCTTTTCAATTTAAATGCCCCGTCTTTTTCCGTATAATCAACGCGTTAATTATCCATTTTTAGAAAAATGAAAGGAATACAGAAATGATGCGTACATATTATTGCGGTGCATTAAACCGCAACCATATTGGACAAGAAGTAACATTAAGCGGTTGGGTTCATCGTCGTCGCGATTTAGGCGGTTTAATTTTTATCGATATGCGTGATCGTGATGGTATCGTGCAAGTTTGTTTTGATCCGAAATATCAAGAAGCGTTAACTGCAGCTTCAGGCTTACGTAATGAATTTTGTATTCAAATTAAAGGTGAAGTAATCGCGCGTCCTGATAATCAAGTTAATAAAAATATGGCGACAGGCGAAGTAGAAGTATTGGCGAAAGAATTACGCATTTACAATGCTTCTGACGCTTTACCACTAGACTTCAACCAAAACAACACAGAAGAACAACGCTTAAAATATCGTTATTTAGATTTACGTCGTCCAGAAATGGCTCAACGTTTAAAAACTCGTGCAAAAATCACCAGCTTTGTGCGTCGCTTTATGGATGACAATGGTTTCCTTGATATCGAGACCCCAATGCTTACCAAAGCAACACCAGAGGGTGCGCGTGACTATTTAGTGCCAAGCCGTGTACATAAAGGCAAATTCTATGCATTGCCACAATCACCACAGCTTTTCAAACAGCTTTTAATGATGTCTGGTTTTGATCGTTATTATCAAATCGTGAAATGTTTCCGTGATGAAGATTT
This portion of the Haemophilus parainfluenzae T3T1 genome encodes:
- a CDS encoding GDYXXLXY domain-containing protein, yielding MNTTGLFNLSWQRYLNLLFLLLTVGFLTSGVVTLIAANLDYFSDLAKIYGLQTLLVVTVVLGIYCFIRESRRQATEKLKWKTYSIFFVVSVLIGGLFALVGQTYQTGADVWQLFAVWTLCQLPFLLLFPNVASALLFAATANVAFYLFNEQNAYNSMCYAVLINAGLLVISELFSKAFHDQHWRILPKVFLVLTFASLFGLIVIYDVYFYAYAWGELGRSPLSSLLIAIPALITLYVYHKYRFDFINLIISVIALLGAYCFLASLLIRGVEEGVVLGLIGFIFTVMAIKWLVKLYKQEYPNNKKFHWAISILWMIALLIALVTIGVWLFFSLGLDASSAFIVGILLFGIAWSITLNKDKNEYATILAGLFFLIANSFLGFYLLVKFDDFFLLLGYEFSEDSNFAIFISVLIFTVIIIVSYKLMPNSLVRILLVTQLLVFWQISYNLYFHNYSLNDIWFNNAWFNKIQLLISIALFYWVMRPNQSARIHLKPIAWGTVLFSLWISMPSYMALPWVDYGLIDTDISSDVMSADTMNLDNVLQVLSRQFWTHFQFDVSHILYLLICALPLIVYALMNKHSESKHTEAVLILLALSLFALGFVGIPAILYLTALLLLVYWTDSRAFFGLLVFAFVVYLGGFYYQLSIPLLYKGALLVSFAVIFAIVTLFLHARYKTPSQSAVENHSVFKAPIWLVGVFVIALLGAVNYKVQQFEDVLATGKPVVLKIAPVDPRSLMQGDYMVLNYAILSEIQQSQFLSESNESLESNESIDAGEANETIGIDESSPSGKKAYILVHLDKNHVATFCEEQSEIPTDFKHCTPNVYLPIRYKGWLPELPSQDYFFAEGKGEYYAQAEYAEYRFKDGILLLARLLDKDLKGL
- a CDS encoding pectate lyase family protein — its product is MKKNILLSVLLACTSMSIWAQSLNDSSSPSVNKAHSNVEHPVNLFATNGQSTNNSASSNVADNGVSIIEAKGWLESVYVKWMPLEGVDSYRVYIKGGQYTDYMPIDAELIRAYSGYMRADIPGLKAGSYSLKVVAIKGGVETLFSEVTALQVKNYSREGFAHKGFSGVGAYNDDGSLKSNAVVIYVNKDNAKTVTAHLGNGSFTGLQSILNAYQKGNITTPLVVRVLGLIKNGDTDTFGSSSEGIQIKGKKADSEMNITIEGIGEDATIYGFGFLVRNAKSVEFRNLGIMRAMDDGISLDTDNSNIWIHHIDVFYGKSGSGDHAKGDGAIDVKTNSKFVTIDHCHFWDTGKTSMAGMKSESGPNYITYHHNWFDHSDSRHARVRTMSVHMWNNFYDGCAKYGIGATMGSSVFSENNYFRATKEPILISRQGNDANGAGKFSGEAGGMIKEYGSIFAEKGTAESYSPITYAANNKSFDFFQATSRDEKVPSSVVSLNGGNTYNNFDTTSSLMYSYTPDATSMVPERVTGYYGAGRLNHGSLKFKFDNAVEDNNSAPIPALEALIDNYTGK
- the cmoA gene encoding carboxy-S-adenosyl-L-methionine synthase CmoA, whose protein sequence is MMKDTIFAAPIEKLGDFTFDESVAEVFPDMIQRSIPGYSNIITAIGMLAERFVTADSQVYDLGCSRGAAALSMRRNIKQPNVKIMGVDNSLPMVERCRQHVAAYHSDVPVEILCDDIRQIEIKNASMVVLNFTLQFLPPEDRVALLTKIYQGLNPNGVLVLSEKFRFEDEKVNELLIDLHHQFKRANGYSELEVSQKRTALENVMRTDSIDIHKERLKNIGFSHVELWFQCFNFGSMIAVK